Part of the Longimicrobium sp. genome is shown below.
AACGAGAGCGGTGAGCGCGATCAAACCGGCACGTAACGTAGTCATGGGCGTCCAGGAGCGGAGGGAAACAGGGGTGGTGAGCGGAGCGGAGATGGAAGCGGTTCTGCAAGATTCGCGCTGGCTCCCGGTTACCCCTGGCCGGCGATCACCAGGAACACGTCGTACAGCGCATGCGTCCACGCGGCGATCCCGAAGCCGCGCCACACGTACAATGCGCTGAACGCCACCCCCGCCAGCAGGCGGAAGGTAAAGCTGCCCAGTTCCAGCGGATACGCGTACGGCCCGATGTAGTGGAAGGCGGAGAAGATGAAGGCGGAGACGATTACCGCAACGGCCGCCGCGGGGGTGCGGCGGAAACCCATCCACACCAGCAGCGCCAGCAGCCC
Proteins encoded:
- a CDS encoding type II CAAX prenyl endopeptidase Rce1 family protein; amino-acid sequence: GLLALLVWMGFRRTPAAAVAVIVSAFIFSAFHYIGPYAYPLELGSFTFRLLAGVAFSALYVWRGFGIAAWTHALYDVFLVIAGQG